A region of the Longimicrobiales bacterium genome:
GCAGACGCAGCGTGTCGAGGAACCCCGCAAGCGTAGTCAGATTCGATCGCAGCAGCTCGACGCTGCGAGCATTCTTTGCCATGCCGAAGGATCCTTCGATCGCCGCGACGAGCAGGCGTGCGACGGCGCGGGCGTCCACGTCCGTGCGTACGCGGCCGGTTCGCTGTCCCCGTTCGATCGCCGCAGCGAACGCATCGGTCCACGAGTCGAGTGTGGCCGCAAGACGCACGCGGAAGCCCTCGTCGAGTGGCGACATCTCCTGCGTCAGGTTGTTCAGGGGACAGCCCAGCTCGATGCCGCCGCTCTCGAAGTCGTCCGCGCGACGACGCAGCACGGCCTGCAGCGAATCGACAGGATCCGTGTGCGCGTCGCCCAGGCCGTCGATGTACGCCTCGAGCAGCGGCGTATGAATGATCTCCTCGAGGACGGCGTAACCCAGCGTCGTCTTGTCCGGGAAATGGTGGTAGAGCGCGCCCTTGGTGGCGCCCGCCCGGTGCAGGATGGCGTCCACGCGCGCAGCCTGGAATCCGTTCAGGTGGAACTCCTGGAAGGCGGCCTCCAGGATGCGCCGGCGTGTCTCGTCCGGGGCGCGCGTACGGCGTTCCTTCACTTCATGTCTCCTTGCGGATTGCGACGAGCGGATCCACGCGCGCCGCGCGCACCGCCGGCACACCGGCCGCAATCAGCCCGACGGTGATCATGACGAGGGTCACGAGCGCGAGCGTCCAGGGATCGCTCGGTGCGACGCCGAACAGCATGCCGTCGAGCAGTCGCGCCACGATCAGTGAGCCGAGCAGGCCGAGCGTCGTGCCCATCGCGAGCAGCAGTGCGCCGTCACCGAGCACCATCCCGAGCACGCGAGCGGGTGCCGCGCCCAGGCTCATGCGGATCCCGATTTCCGCCGTCCGCTGGCTGATGA
Encoded here:
- a CDS encoding TetR/AcrR family transcriptional regulator; this encodes MKERRTRAPDETRRRILEAAFQEFHLNGFQAARVDAILHRAGATKGALYHHFPDKTTLGYAVLEEIIHTPLLEAYIDGLGDAHTDPVDSLQAVLRRRADDFESGGIELGCPLNNLTQEMSPLDEGFRVRLAATLDSWTDAFAAAIERGQRTGRVRTDVDARAVARLLVAAIEGSFGMAKNARSVELLRSNLTTLAGFLDTLRLRAA